Genomic DNA from Mixophyes fleayi isolate aMixFle1 chromosome 7, aMixFle1.hap1, whole genome shotgun sequence:
AGGGGAACAGTTATTTTAACTGTATACTGTTGCATGATGTGGTGTTAAGGCGACTAATTTAACCCAGTAATTGTGTGATTTGGGTTGGATAGTGTAGTGATTGTGGTGTTCTCTATTGTTATGTCATGTCCAGgaatagacaaaaaaaatgtagtaCTTTGGAACTAGACATACTTGGGCAGTTCAGGGGCAATGGAAGAGGGGCCCAACTGAACTCCACGGAAAATGCCTTTAGAATTATGACATTTTTAATAACTGCTTCCTGGTAATTGTCTAACCCTGTGTGCACATTTGTACGTCAACAAACCATTTACAATGGAAGGGatgcaaatgtattttgttttattttttttgtatatctgTAACTAAAATTGTGCCTGCTTTTacttgtcacatacacatactgggaagctttattttaatattgggattTAGTTGAGCTAGGATGCCGCCCATTATAATTCTTAATCTATCCACACATTGTACATTTGTGTCCCACTGCAGTCCATGGTTTTGGAAAaggcaaaattgcaccttctaggtGGACTAACTCTTAACCAGGCCCTTATTGTAGTAAAATTGTTTTAAGCTGCCGACGCATGCAGCAATTTAGGCAATTGCATTGTTTTGTGTACACCAAGTTGTTGCTTGTGTTGTCCCAAAACTACCTGCCTCTAAAATCAATGGCCGgtaaaaaaaccccccaaaaaactgtcccCCAATATATCTAACCAAACTGGACACTGATACAGTTACTATACTATCAACTTGAGCAACCATGTAGGAGTAACTTTTCTGTAATTATCTGTTCAGTATATGCTTAGTATAGTTTCATACtggttaatttattttaatttttttagcccGGGCTTTGGTTTTCTGCAGCAGAAAATTGTTGTTTATTTTCATCAGTGATTCCTTTCTCTTAATATTGAGTATTTTTTTAGCTAGTTGTGGTTTGACATACAGCATAactgctgtgtgtgtatacactccGTGTGTCTGGTAATTTTCAGATGCCATCAATTTTGGTAGAACTGCATTTTTCAGTAGCAGCTTATCTGCTGAGTTAAATCCCTACCGGCATGATGTGCCAGCGGATCGATGAAAGAAAATCACCAGAGTGACATCTTACGATAACATTTAATGAATATTTAAGGGAACGTATTTGCAGTGATTTTTCAAGTGTGATTTTTACTGACATAATTGATGTGGAAATATCGCCAGAGTATAGCTATCCTTTGGTTTTAGTTTTCTAGTGCACAATGACAACTGGCACAGAACTGTGTTGGGGTACATACTTACGGCCAGTTGTACATCCGCCTATTGTGTAGTATATTATAGGACAGCGAATACAGCGTCAACACTTTCAAAAATAGTGATGATTTGAAATTAAAGTCCTCAAGGGCCAGTAATAAGTCTGACATTTGCCTTATTTGGAATCTTATTTTTTAAAGGCCATGATCCTCGAAAGGTGCATATTATTCAGTTTTAGGCTTCTCATTGATGATTGCGTGCCTATGTTGATGATACCTTGCTCTATACTAACTCTTAAAAATAAGTAAGTAGCGATATATTGATCACTGTGACAAGTGCTGTACACATATTAACACTACCAGATGGATCATGATTCAAACATTCTGTATCCATGATCCATCCACCATTTATGTCATCCTGTGAGAATCTATACTGCCGGTCATGGTGCTGATGTGGTACTCGCCACCTGTTGAGCACAAACCTTGTGAGAAGACATGGTTctatattttctattatatatattttagaacacTTTTGTAGTTAGTCTTACACACTGTGGGTCTAATTCATGTTCGGCATGTGCTACACAAATGGATGTCTCTTGTGTGAAATGgctttgtgcatgctcagaattCTACACCAATGAATACAAGGGACGGACTAACataggaaatgtacagtaagggcgtgctgagggtgCTCCAATATAGATGTGGCCGAATCAAGGCCTGGGTTTCTCGTAATTGCATTTGGTTTCAGCTGCATCATCGGCACCAGCTACAGTACAGGTGTatatgccgactgatagtgatgactgacactgcataagctttgttttaaaaactacagttGTGTGCTACTAGTTATCaccaaacatgtgtttgcaggcAAGATAGATTATAAAAATGCGTTGTATGCATTGAAAGCATTTTGATTTATGTATTgagtatacaaaaaaatatttgaaaatccatatttatattaatgattatacttttAAAGCTCTATTTTCATTAACAACATGTAGAGAGATAGTACTGAAAAGGAAAAGGTGGCAGATAAAATGTACTGTGACATTTTTACACAACATAACATACATAAGACCTGATCTAGAATGAAAAGGCCTTGTTTAAAGACTATACTTTTAAAAGTTGTTCGTTTATTGTATGATGgaatattttttgtatgtgttctgatgtgaccttatattgcacatatgcttgtgtcaatagtgcagtctgttctgtctctcTACGtaggcaagtaacatttaggaagAGCGTACTTGCACCCAGATTCAGTTCGAAACATATATTGCGATCTGCTTCAATTTAAATACTAAGCTGAAGTTCTGTGGTTTCTTTTTAAACTCCACTTTCGTGCAAGCATGAATCACGCCATAAGCCACCAGTTGCCATCTATGTAGCTTCTCTATGCTAGCTAACCAATTAACTGATAAGAGTGTACAGCAGTCCTGTTGAATCGAGCTAGATATGTCACCGCATAAGGCTGACTGTTGTGCAAAGTTCTTGTAAAGACACAGTGAACCTACACATTTCTGTTGCATTGTCCTAAAATCGTAACTGTTCTCTCCTCCTTTTACAGGAAACCAAACCATCCAGTGAGGATTTGGGAGATAAGAAAGAAGGAGGTGACTATATTAAACTAAAAGTAATTGGCCAGGTAAATTTCCATGAaaacttatttatgtaataaaatgaAAGACAAAGTATGGAAAATGTCACATCACAATATTCAACTATTTGTAAAGTATGAACATGCCCTCAGATTGCAGCCACTTGAAGTTGTTATCCTGAAAAACAATGCTACAACACCTTTTACAATACACATTTCTGCCTAATAAGTGCCAAATAAAGATAAGATAATATTTATGTAAGGTATTTGATGATGAAGAAAAAATGCTTCTTAGCAGCCAATTCAGCATCATTCACACACATGCTTTGCACAGCTTGTTGTGTTACTCTTATGAAATAATTGTCCATTGGCTTCTTAAAGGATTTCCTCATTTAAATGTTCTGTTTTCTATACCACCACCCTTTTACAATAGGTGACACAAGTTTTACCTACCTTATCACAGGGCTGACTGTACCCCTGGCTGTAAGATATCGATTGCACTTACAAGACTTCCTGGGTTTCTAGCTTTCCTGGTAAACCCTGCAAACTATGCCAGATTATGATGTGATAAATCATGATGGTGTACTATAATATGAGTTGTGCATTAATCTGCGTAGGTGTCGAGAAACTGGGTAAGAGCCAGGACTCTTCTGTATAAATATAATCCCTTTAAATGTAGATACCTGCCGGGATGATGTAATGTCTCAGATCACATCCTTTTGTATGACAAATGAAGAAAGAAAGAGGGTTTGTTTTGTTGTGGGGTGCACGCTGCTCTATTAATTACTCATGAAAATTCTTAATTTTATTGCTATGCAATAtcacaatgtattaaaaaaaacaatgtgaaagaaaaatgtaaaataagtattaaaatgaatatttaagTGCATTTAAATCCTATTCTGATTGCTTATAATGTAAGCCTTACCAATTAATATTTAGATATTCTATTTCTGCGGACTATTATTAATGGTTATAATCTAACTTTCTTTCTTATAAATGCACACTAGACAATAGAGCTATTCACCTGTTAAAAGTGTTAATAcacaatttctaaaaaaaaaaatgcgaaGAAAACATTTTGGCTTATGTTAACAATCTTCTGGGTAAATTTATTACTTTGATAGTTTATGATATTGTTTCACCCAATTCCCCTAGAAAGATGAGCTCTGATATGTTATTCCTTATGCTTGTTTAAATCCCCTTACATTTCCAATAAAATTTGAATTTAAACAGAATAAATGTTTCATTTACCAGTGTTATGTATATTCTTCTCATCTACTGGGGCCAAGGTACAGACACATTGTCAGACATTCTCTACTATGTATCAGTTTCTGCTCATGATCTCTGATCAAATATGCTATGTTGTTTAGATCTATGTTTATAACAACAATTTAGTCTTATCGATAAGAATCAGTACAATATAGAATGAGAGTGCTTAACAGCAGGAAGCACTTCAGTTACTGATTCAGAAGCAGCCCTGGTCAGGTATGAGTACTGTGAATCTTGAGATGGGCAGATAGCTAACGTTGACTCTAAATCAATCTCTTTTGAAGCAAGTGTTGGGAATATCAACAgtaccttaagctgggtacaaactgcagtttttcagccaattattacTTTTCAGTTAATGGCAGATGAATAGCGCAGATCTGGAGGTAATTGagtgtagtgtgtacgcatgaatcggcatgctgatcgggactttttttttttgtccgcTAAATTGGTAAAATATCATATTGTTAGAATTTTGTAttggtgtgtacctagccttacatgTTAATAATGCTAACGATGGTGCATTGAAACTGACTTTAACTTATTGTGGCAAACTCCCAGATAACAGACGGAAATGTAACTATGgagaaaccagctgctaagacTAAACCTGACAGTGTGTCTGTATCTTGGCTCCCAGTGTATGTGAATAATATACATAACACTTGTAAATAAGACATTAACCATACAATTTGATTTTAAACAGCATAAATGTAAGGGAATTTAACCAAGCATGGGTAATACCATATTAGAGATGATCTCTCCAGGGGGATTGGGTGAAACAATATTATCATAAACTATCAAAATAATATATACCCAGAAGGTTGGTAACATAAGGCAATACACAATTAAAATTATCTGATGAAAATATGTTCACACTTGTAAAGGTGAATCGATCTATTTCTGGTGTGCATTTATAAGAAAGAGAGTTTAATtataacaattaataatattttgcagAAATATATCTAACTATTCGTAAGGCTTCCTTTATAAGCAATCAtaagatttaaataaatacacttaacattttcttttactgtcaatAAATATCCTATTTTGATCAATTATGATATGCATTTAAATATTCTTGACTTGcaatatcaataaaattaagaatTTTGTGAGTAATAGGGTAGTGTGCACCCCACAACAAAATAAATTCACCCCCTAGTTCTGCACTTATCGTACATCAGCTGACCATTAATATAGAATTGACGTTTCTGGTGCGGCTGTTTTTAGTATGACAAGCACTGCATTTTTATATAGAGCATATACATGAAGTATTAACCTTGTGATATAAGTGCTTTCTCCTTGAATTACCAGGTCTAATTAAAGCTCAGGATGAGACAGATATTTAATGAACTTCTACCCCAATCgcactgttttttgtttaatttttttaaacttttttattgatgtacaaacaaataaaatattaagataACAGCATTTACGTTATTTAACTGAACATGTACAGTCAGCggacactttattaggtacacattTCTagcccccagaacagcctgaatgcttagtggcatggattcaacaaggtgctgtaaaaaacattccttagagattgtGGTCCATGTTGACAGGATATCATTAcgtagttgctgcagatttgtcatgTTGCGAATATTCCATTCTACCACATCCCATAGGTGTTCTGTTGGTTTTAGATCTAGTGACTGcagaggccattggagtacaccaAACTTATTGTCATGTTCATGACAATAGGAGAtgatgtgctttgtgacatgacatattatcctgctggaagtaggcagtagaagatgggtagactatGGCCATAAAGGCAACAATACTTGGGTAGGCTGTGCCATTTACACattgctcaattggtattaaaggGCCTAACGTTTGCCAAGAAAAAATTCTGTACACTATACAAACACCGGCCTGCCCTGTTGACTAAATAAAGACAGGTTGGATTTGTTTTGTTAACGCCAAATTCTGACTAGAACATCTGCATATTACAGcaaaaatcaagattcatgaGGCCATGTTTTTCCCATATtcaattgttcacttttggggagcCTGTGCCTACTGTAGCTTCAGTTTCCTGAGTGGAACCCGTTGTGGTCTTCTGTATCCTATCCACTTCAAGATTCAGCACACTGTGCGTTCAGAGATTCtattctgcataccactgttgtaacacatgatTGTGCGAGTTGCTGTCCTCTTCCTATCAGCTTGAACTAGTCTGGTCATTCTCTGACCTCTCATTAAGGAGTTTTTGACCACAGAACTGGATGTTTTATGTTTTGCGCACCATATACAACAAATGATGGAATAGCATACATAtagagaaaaaaaggagagataCTATAACCCATATTAATAATAAAGTGAATACAGAACAGAGTATGTGGACCTTGTCTCCAGGTGTGGTCAATGATTTCGATCTACAAATAGGTTCATAAAGATAGAAGTAATATTGCTACACATCAAACCGTGGAAATTGTAGACTCCGTTATATTCTACATCCACTTTTTCATTTAAGGTGCTAATGtcaaagcaaagaaaataaaaggaTTACCGTAAACGATTCTCAtaccactattttttttttattgtatatgttaaagCTCAACTACAACTTAGGAAAATATCTTCTTATCTTCCCCTCTTGGCTAGAGCCCCAGGGGCTGCTACATGTAAACATTTTCCTATAGTAATCTAGTAGTCCTATTGAATAGTCTTTATCTACTAAACTGGTATGTGTTCCTGTTTGGCAATATATTGGTGGTTTATCTGGATAGATATTTACATGTTGTTTGGGGTGTAATTTTCTTATCCTTCCTAGTTGACACTATTGCCAGGGTATTGGCATAAGTCTCTTAAATATTCATAGATCTGCAAATTAATTTAATGAGGCCATATTAACAGTATTGCTTTTTACACAATGTACAATGTTTGTCTTTAAATATATTGTGCTTTTAGAGTTCAtatacctgtttttttctgttttttcttttcaggACAGCAGTGAAATTCATTTCAAGGTAAAGATGACGACGCACCTGAAAAAGCTGAAAGAGTCATACTGTCAGAGACAGGTATGTATAGGTTAAAGCAGGTGAAATGCTAGGTACACAGTCTCTGTATGGAACTACTGGTGTCAGTGTAAGGCATGTGGCACTATTCATCTACAAATCACCAATAAAGTGAGCGCTAAATCTGAGCAAGCAACCATACAACTTTCATTGTTTAGCTTGCACTAGATTGATAAAGCTGACCGGTTAATACACATTTGCATGTTTGTACAGTACAGTTTTTGGACACTATTTTATATCAGAAATCCTGAGAAGCGGCTCTATCGTTGACAGACATCACTCAGAGCaatattacttgtgttttatacCCATTTACTGTAATGGAATATTAAGTTTCAGACCCACCCCAAACAATTTACATGTTGCAAAACTTAAGTAACACTGTAAAATCCAAAACATTCTAATATAATCCATGAGAAGAAATGTTTGGAACGTTATAGCATATACTAAAATGTGTCAAAATAAAGATTCACAATCATGATTTCAGTTTAGATTAATGGCAATACAATTAATGGTGCAAAATAAGAATGATGGTGAAAGTATGAGTTATGCTCTTGTCTGTTTACTTTCTAAGTGATTGGGACAACTTTGGTTGCTTAGATTTGCACAATTGAATTGTACACCATGGCTATTGGATATTATTTAAAGCACTGTGTGGATGAGGCCTCTAGTATAACATTGTAGCAGTCAGTAGATTGTACATGAACAAGCGGTCTAATCAGGTTTGATTATATATGGTAGATTAATTCTGCAAGTCTTTATCAATGACTGGGAAAATAACAGAAGTTACTATACTTTGAATAAGTCTTGCTGTACAGTGTAAAATATTACTAAACCTCTTTAGACCTTCCATTTCACTGACAGCATCCTTAAGTAATTTGTCACATTGCTTTATTTCCTATCCCTTCAGTCATTTTTCAGCACACTTTTGTCTTGTGTTACAGTTAGTCACAATGTCAGTTGGCTTTAATTCTGCTTTAGTTCACTGGGTACTGATTGCACTGTTGTAGTAGCTGGCACAATAGATTCTATATTGTTGGCATTTCATTTGTATATAAATGGCTAACCAGCATAGAAAGGTGTAGATAGATGTTTTCCCCCCAAGATACATGATTGGcaatgtttactgttttataagaTCCTAGTGACTGCCAGTTTGCTCATTCCTGTAATAAGCCAGACATACCCCTTGCTGCTTTAAAGGCAATTCTTTGGAAATGGCCTAAGAGACAACTGCTTTTTCTGTCTGTGCTTATGAAATTGCTAATCACCCTATGTTGGCATTAGTGTGTCTCTTATCAACACCTCTGGTGCAAGAATCACCATTCTACTGCTACATGCAGATAAATGTTGTTTTATCCTTCACCTAATATTTTATCATGACTTCCTTATTGTTTTTCCAAATTTAAAGAGTCTTAAACGTCAATATTTTTTCTCTAAATGACATAACTATATGGCAAAATTACCCTCTCTATGTTGCATGTATCATTTATGCTTATTTTACCTGCTATTCATGCAGTGTTCTATGTCCTTGATAATGAGACCTCCTCATTGTCATGTTATTTTACATGTACTTTTAATAGTTTCATTATAAACATTGGATGTGTTTAAACCTGACATTGGCTCATAGTAGCAATCAGTAACTGTTTCACAAGATGGCAAATGTGAATACAATGTCAAATATCTTAAGTTCTGTCTAGGTATGATTCATTTTACACATAATTTATGAAAACTAGTAACTCTTTTTATATACTGTCAACTTGTATCATAGGCTTAGtggttttctattttttacttCTGCATGTTGCCGTGATCCATGGCCTGTAAACCTTTCCCATAATCTCACTAAAGTACAGCATTAGAAACACTTGCTCCTCTGTACAGCAGATCTTGACTTTGCTTAAAATTGTATTTGATTAATCTTGCCATATAGGACCATTGCCCTCTTAGTTACACTTTTGAAGGACACCACTAATCACTCACTCGGTCATGGACATTGAGTCCCTTTTGCTGGCTGTTTCTGCCGAATTGATTTTCTACAGTCCCatgtactttattttttcttaaaggaGATATCTGTCTTTGTTCATTTCCTCCTTTGCTTGAGAACGTGTGACCTGCTACACTAGAGAAGTACGCCTTTTAAAATAAGAGGGGTGACTTGAAGTTAGCTGAAAAAGTTGCAATTGTCCATTTTATAAAACTGTTCTTGAGCACACTGTAATATTTCCATAATTCAGCCAATAAACACATTTATGATTAACTGATTAAACCAATTTACCAATAAATTGTAAAGAATAAATGTTGTTCATCTTTAGGGTGTTCCCATGAATTCGCTCAGGTTTCTGTTTGAAGGGCAAAGGATCTCAGATCACCAGACTCCTAAGGAGGTTAGTAATTTACATGAATGACAAACTGCATACATCTGATTTGGTGAATAACCGATAAGAGCCAATTCCATTAACCGCAAGCTGTCATAATGGTATTGTGTTGTTTCCATGTGATGTATGGGTACAGATGTTTGCTCATTTTTGAGCGATGCTTTCATTACTGTAATTGTTGTTTTCATGCTATAAGTACAACGTGCATGGCTACTATGGAACCTCGTGGTGGATTGGATTAATACTGTCTTTGTACTAACAGGTTTAAATGGGAAGGATGACAACGCGCacagcagtgttctccccagcacctattttctGATTGTGCACTCGGCTGGTTTTCCTTTCCACCCGGGTCTTGGAGGT
This window encodes:
- the SUMO1 gene encoding small ubiquitin-related modifier 1; translation: MSDQETKPSSEDLGDKKEGGDYIKLKVIGQDSSEIHFKVKMTTHLKKLKESYCQRQGVPMNSLRFLFEGQRISDHQTPKELGMEEEDVIEVYQEQTGGHSSI